One part of the Brevundimonas sp. NIBR11 genome encodes these proteins:
- a CDS encoding helix-turn-helix transcriptional regulator gives MTKGPPPIRNRIRELRFHAGEMTQADLATRIGMTRQTIVAMEQGKYSPSLEAAFRIAAVFDVPITEVFQWEG, from the coding sequence TTGACTAAGGGGCCGCCGCCGATCCGGAACCGCATCCGCGAGCTGCGCTTCCACGCCGGAGAGATGACCCAGGCCGATCTGGCGACGCGGATCGGCATGACGCGCCAGACCATCGTCGCCATGGAGCAGGGCAAATACTCGCCCAGCCTCGAGGCAGCCTTCCGCATCGCCGCCGTCTTCGACGTGCCGATTACCGAGGTGTTCCAGTGGGAGGGCTGA
- a CDS encoding DUF6624 domain-containing protein, translating into MSIWILTALLMTGDLSPEARARLAAFDRAVAESRRAYDGLGADATDRQRLEALLVRDQRPMSIASHEIDLSGLPEAERREARALVDAEIDRLSDENVEALLTMVPAEGWFSIAVYGEEAATSAFLIVQHADTALQKRFLPAIEAMANRGEASKSFYAMMWDRVAVAEGRPQRWGTQMQCVDGFMRPFPTEDPERLEERRAPMGFRWPDYAGYLANFGACGSH; encoded by the coding sequence ATGTCGATCTGGATCCTGACCGCTCTCTTGATGACCGGCGATCTGAGCCCTGAGGCGCGGGCCCGACTGGCGGCCTTCGACAGGGCGGTGGCCGAAAGCCGCCGCGCCTATGACGGGCTGGGCGCGGACGCCACTGACCGGCAAAGGCTTGAGGCGCTGCTGGTGCGGGACCAGCGGCCGATGTCGATCGCCAGCCATGAGATCGATCTGTCGGGCCTGCCCGAGGCGGAACGGCGTGAGGCCCGGGCGCTGGTCGACGCCGAGATCGATCGGCTGAGCGATGAGAATGTCGAGGCCCTGCTGACCATGGTCCCGGCCGAGGGCTGGTTCTCGATCGCCGTCTATGGCGAGGAGGCGGCGACGAGCGCCTTCCTGATCGTCCAGCACGCCGACACCGCGCTGCAGAAACGCTTCCTGCCGGCCATCGAGGCGATGGCGAACCGGGGCGAGGCCAGCAAATCCTTCTACGCCATGATGTGGGACCGGGTCGCCGTCGCCGAGGGCCGGCCGCAAAGGTGGGGCACCCAGATGCAGTGCGTGGATGGCTTCATGCGCCCCTTCCCGACCGAGGACCCGGAGCGGCTGGAGGAGCGGCGCGCGCCGATGGGATTCCGCTGGCCCGACTACGCCGGCTACCTGGCCAATTTCGGCGCCTGCGGCAGTCACTGA
- a CDS encoding enoyl-CoA hydratase-related protein, translating to MADTYSNILIDRHADGYALVTLNRPEALNALNSALFEDLADFLDAVEHDDAVRCLILTGSGEKAFAAGADIKEMSDQSYAQMYTSNYFALGHDRITRFRKPIIAAVNGFALGGGCELAMLCDFIVASDKAKFGQPEINLGVAPGIGGSQRLTRLVGKSKAMDMCLTGRMMDAAEALASGLASRVVPHETLLDEVRTIAAKIASQSPLAVMANKEMVNAALETTLTQGVQFERRLFHSLFAFEDQKEGMAAFVEKRKPEFKGR from the coding sequence ATGGCCGACACCTATTCCAACATCCTGATCGACCGGCACGCCGACGGGTATGCCCTGGTGACCCTCAACCGGCCCGAGGCGCTGAACGCCCTGAACTCGGCCCTGTTCGAGGATCTCGCCGACTTCCTCGACGCCGTCGAGCATGACGACGCGGTGCGCTGCCTGATCCTGACCGGGTCGGGAGAGAAGGCCTTCGCCGCCGGCGCCGACATCAAGGAGATGTCGGACCAGTCCTATGCCCAGATGTACACGAGCAACTATTTCGCCCTCGGCCACGACCGGATCACCCGGTTCCGCAAACCCATCATCGCGGCGGTCAACGGCTTCGCGCTCGGCGGCGGCTGCGAGCTGGCCATGCTGTGCGACTTCATCGTCGCCTCGGACAAGGCCAAGTTCGGCCAGCCGGAGATCAACCTGGGCGTCGCCCCCGGCATCGGCGGCTCCCAGCGCCTGACGCGCCTGGTCGGCAAGTCCAAGGCCATGGACATGTGCCTCACCGGCCGGATGATGGATGCGGCCGAGGCTTTGGCGTCGGGGCTGGCGTCGCGGGTCGTGCCGCACGAGACCCTGCTGGACGAGGTCAGGACGATCGCCGCCAAGATCGCCTCCCAGAGCCCGCTGGCCGTCATGGCCAACAAGGAGATGGTCAACGCCGCCCTGGAGACGACCTTGACGCAAGGAGTTCAGTTCGAACGCCGCCTGTTCCACTCCCTGTTCGCATTCGAGGATCAGAAGGAGGGGATGGCCGCCTTCGTCGAGAAGCGGAAGCCGGAGTTCAAGGGACGCTGA
- the rpsT gene encoding 30S ribosomal protein S20 produces MANNPGAKKAIRKIAARTEVNKSRRTRVRTFLRKFQEAVAGGDAAAAKGAFVEAQSELMRAVTKGVVHKNTGSRKVSRLHAQLKKMSAA; encoded by the coding sequence ATGGCCAACAATCCCGGCGCGAAGAAAGCGATCCGCAAGATCGCCGCGCGCACCGAAGTGAACAAGTCGCGCCGCACCCGCGTCCGCACCTTCCTGCGCAAGTTCCAGGAGGCCGTCGCCGGTGGCGACGCCGCCGCCGCCAAGGGCGCTTTTGTGGAGGCCCAGTCGGAGCTGATGCGCGCCGTGACCAAGGGCGTGGTTCACAAGAACACCGGCTCGCGCAAAGTCTCGCGCCTGCACGCGCAGCTGAAGAAAATGTCCGCCGCCTGA